The nucleotide window taaggcacataacactcagcaacaattaagacaaaggccgattagtgcatgtactcccttgtcgTTCGGCTaccaacgccaccacatgatgcatgattaaccatccccctcttttaacgttattttcacgaaattagtaaaataacttATAGCGCTACATTTTTTGAAGTTTATAACGTTAAAATTAGACTTTTCATTTGTAATATATACGTATTAGTGGACATTTCAGTTTTTTAAAAGTAGTTAGGTACTGACGCTGCCATAGTTGTCAATAGTGGCTATAGCGCTACATAGCGTATAGGTCATATGTCGCTATATAATATTTAGTGATAAATAgcgacattttttttttcaattttttccatCTAAACTGCTCGATAACATGTATTTTTCTGTATTGTCCTCATCTCCACTTCTCGATAACATGTATTTTTCTGTTTCTCTACTATATCGTTAAACATGAAATAGTGGGCGCTATTTCGTCGCTATCTCTACTAAATTTGTTAAACATGAAATAGGTTCTCGCTAGTGACTGCTATTTACTATTGACAATTATTAACGCTTAatttatgtttttcttttataaattttcatgtAGGATTATCTGCTTAAGGATGCAGAAGAGAAGGTGAATGTAACTACAGAATCCGAAGCCAAAAGTGCTGGCAACGATTCTGTTGATGCAGCTCCCGCACCACCTGTCACTACAAATCCGGTCGAGCCACCTGTCACCACTGCAGTCGTTGAAAGTGTCCCCGAATCTGTAGATGCTTCTACCACCGAAGAAACTGTTGCAGCAGCCGACAAGTCTGATAATGATGTCACTGAGGCGTCACCTGCTGCCACTGAAGAAAGCAGCGAAAATACCGAGAAAGAAAACACTGCTGATGAAACACCTGAGATTAAGGTAAGTGACATTCGAGATTGGACCCATTTTTAAgcaaaggcaaattggaaaataataatcccatctttctgaaattggccgataataatcccaagttagttattagccaataataatccgacctcgtccaatttttttgtaaaatagaccgccgttaaaataagcttcacggagttaagttttttccgaattacaaaccgatatttagggcttttgatcagaacgaggatacgagtcgattgatataaaacttacctcgaaattgtgttcgaaatggtttgaattttgttaattggaagttaaacacccgaattgaagcaccgttttcgtgggttgggggcggtattttgaggtaagttttacatcaatcggctcgtatcctcgttctgatcaaaagccctaaaacatcggtttgtaattcggaaaaaaacttaactccgttaagctattttgacggcggactattttacaaaaaaaaatggacgaggtcggattattattggctaataactgacttgggattattatcggccaatttcagaaagatgggattattattttccaatttgccttaagCAAATCGGTCGAAATTGCCACCTTGTTCTATTAATTTATGTTTTGCATACTCTTTAAGTTGATGCTGGTTCCTTAAAATAGGATTTTGAACTGTTAAAGAGGATATGTATATGATATTAGTTGTTGACGATGAACTTAAAGGCATATGTTCTTGAACTTTAGTTTTGAAAGCATGTATCTTAAAATAGACGGGTcgtcgttttttttttctttctaacaGCTAGAGACGGCACCTGGAGATTATCGGTTTCCAACTACTAATCAAAGCCGACACTGCTTTACCAGATATGTTGAGTACCATaggtgagtttttttttttttttttttttttttttaacttttttacctTGTATTATACATATAAGGGGCGGTTAAAAGAGCGTTTTATGTATCACTTTAAAAGCAATAGATGTAACTGGGTGAACCGCCTTAACCCTGTTCTGTTAACTCCATAGCGCGCGTGGTGGGGggcggttggggggggggggattacGATGTTTATTAAGATATGTATGAATATGccttttcaaaattttcattttttgttagcttttttttttaattttaattttgtaATATTATCAGATGCGTGGCTGCAAAGGGAGAAGATGCTTCTGAATGCGATAAATTTGCAAAATATTATCGCTCACTTTGCCCAGGCGAATGGGTATGTTCATTTTTCACTACTAGAAATATCATATCTATCTATTTTATAGTAAAACTAAAACTAAACCCGTCGATAACATTTATGTACATAACCCTGAATACATGCACAtacatagttgttaatagcgaccatagcggtcgctatagcgTGCTTTATGGCGATGCGACTATGTGTCGCTAAGTTGGTCATGGCGATGAATAGCGATTTTAGCgacagttattattattatttttatttttttaatgttataaagggttatagctataaaatagctagatttataggtttttgttaaatatacatgtaaaatagcatatatatataagggtattttgatgtaatatacatataaaaattttcaaaattctttttctagtgtaatcgctatttataaaattgccgtcgctatttgtcgctattcgctacgtagcctagccatgccttgtcgctattcgctatcgacaaCTATGGCTGCATATATGTAATGCTGTAAAAGTTTCTTCTCTAGTATTTACATAACCTAAATTAGGCGAGAAGTAGACATAGAATTGCGATTTATACTGATTTTAGCAACCGTTGATGTCATGTCAAGTTGTCAACGACAGTTATGTTTTAATCAACTTTATGTGTATGGAAATACATGTAACGCAATCGTTACTAAACATTAGCATTAAATATCTAATAATTAAATGTTTATGACGATGCAGATAGATAGATGGAACGAGCAAAGAGAGAACGGGACGTTTCCAGGCCCGCTGTAAAACCCCAGGTTacaatttggtttggtttggt belongs to Helianthus annuus cultivar XRQ/B chromosome 5, HanXRQr2.0-SUNRISE, whole genome shotgun sequence and includes:
- the LOC110942389 gene encoding cytochrome c oxidase subunit 6b-1 is translated as MAESDNPKSLSQDYLLKDAEEKVNVTTESEAKSAGNDSVDAAPAPPVTTNPVEPPVTTAVVESVPESVDASTTEETVAAADKSDNDVTEASPAATEESSENTEKENTADETPEIKLETAPGDYRFPTTNQSRHCFTRYVEYHRCVAAKGEDASECDKFAKYYRSLCPGEWIDRWNEQRENGTFPGPL